The DNA window GATGTCCGGAAAGAATTACGCGGCCGGTATCCCAAGCACCATTGGCCTGAAGATCCTACAGGTGCTGCGCCAACCGCCAGGGCAAAGCAAAGAAACCGCTAGGGTTCTTCCTTGTGGCTTGTTCTGTGTGGAGAGGGTACACAGAACACAATCTCCTTCTCAGCGAATAGGGGACCTATGTCGTCACGTCACCGGTTAGAGAAAGAGCTTACTCAGGAAGTAGATGAAATGGATATAAAGGGGATCGTCGTTGCGCTCGCATTCCTCGTGATCGTCGGTATGTTTGCCGGAGGCCGAGACGCTCACAGTGTGAGCGACGATCGACAATCTCTGTCGGCTTCCGCGCAAAGTGCTCCGACCTTGACCATGGAGAAGCCAGAGACTCTACAACAGCCGGACGACGACACTGACCTCTCCGATACATCGCACGGGCTCAATACCTTCCGCTGAATTCCTTGTCAGCCCACCACTCCGCCACCTCGTATGTGAACTGAGAGACTTTGAGTAAGGTGATTGCCTATCTTGTACTTACCGTGATCTTCGGTACAATACGTCGCGATTATGGCAAGCAAAACTCTAGTTCATTGGTGGTGCAGACTCCCGGCACCAGTAGCTATTCTTGTGAGCTTACTGTTCGCACCTCTTGCCGGCGCCAACTTGCTCGAAATGGCCGATCTCGTGGCCCATCCCGAAGTGTATGATCATAAAACTGTGGTGGTGATCGGTTCGGTGAAGGATGTGCACCTGGTCTTTGATCAGAAAGGTGAACCGACCTTCAGGTTTCTACTGGCCGACGACGACGGCACGCTTAAAGTGACCAGCCGAATCCAAGTGCAGAATGGGGATCAGGTCATTGTCGAAGGTACGTTTACCCGGCGCCGACAAGGCGGCCGCCTCACCGTGTATAACGAAGTGAATGCATTCACCGTGCGTCCCCTCAATCAGTTCAACTCCGACTTAATAGGATAAGCACCATCAGGGCCCCTCTCAACCGACTGCTCACTCCTTTGGTAGTGATCGGGACAGGAGGCCATAATGTCACCGACTTTGACCGTTGGTCGTCGGATTAACGATCATGTGAAGCCATCACATCTTGACGCGGCTCTGCTCCCAGGCGCGAAATGCCGCTAAGTCCTGTGCCATGCTGTGCAGGAGGAAAGCCAGCACCGCCGCATCATCGATCAAGCCGATACCGGGAATAAAGTCCGGCATGAGATCGACCGGACTTAATACATAAATCAGTGCGGCAACCAGCCAGGCCATCGTGCGTGCGGACAGGCCCCGATAGCTGCCGTCCTTCCAAGCTTTCAGGAGTCTAAACAAGAGCGGAAGATCTCCACAGAGGCGACCGATCATGCGTGATAACTCAAAGAACCTCGTCGATACCTTCATGCTCACCTCCTGACGACCGGGCCTCTGCCACATGTACCCGATGCGATGTAGGATACCAAGAGACATTGATTTCAGAAAACCCTGTCCGGCCGGGAGAGTTGAAATCATTTTCACAGAGCACGATGAAACTCCTTCATTGCTGCCACGACACCTCCAGGGAATTGTTGGACACGACTCCCCAAGATAAAGATCGTCTCCTGGCCTAACGCTGAACCCAACTCGACCAGACGCTCCGGGCCGATGCGTCCACCGATCGCTGGCATCATCGATCTGAGGCAACCCCAGGACCGCCGACAGTGCTCCGCTATCGAGACACAGTCTTGTTGCGACATGGGATAGTCGAAACCGAAGGCCGGATAAATACTCAGGTCCGAGCCGACCAATCGAGGCAGCAGCCCATAGACGACAGGAGAAGCGAGCCCACCTCTGCCCCGATCGACAGAGGTTCCGAGCATGGCAGGATGACTCGCGATCGGCAGAGCAATCTCGTTGTCCGACCGAAGAGATCTCAAGGCGTCCCAGCCGGTCAAGCCGGGCGCTACCAAGAGACCTGTCACACCCAGGCTCCTTGCTTGTGCTGCGCGCCGACGCATCCGATCCAACGATCCACTGATGTGCGCAAAATACAGGCAGGGTCTTCCTCGACGCGTGCTGGCTTGGGCGATGGTTTCGGCACAGCGACCGGCTCGTTCCTCAAAGCGGCACCACTGTTGATCGACCAGGCTTTGGTCGTCCTTGATCAAATCAACTCCGCCCTCGACAAATTGAACGGCCAATTCGGCAAGTTCACAGGGGTTGCGGCCTAACGGCTTCAGGACCGCGCAGAGGAGTGAGCGACGGGAAGCACCGACCGCCTGCCTAAGTCCGTCGATTCCAAATCGTGGTCCAGGCCACGAGGAAAGCAATCCGCTCGTCATCGCGAACGACAGCAACGTGACGTCTCCACGAAGGCTGCTTGTCCCAAACAAGACATTGAGTAAATCACTGCATTCGCCGCTGAGCAGATCGCCGCCGAAGCGAATAGTGGCTTGATATCGACCTCCGGCAGTTGCCTTCAGATCCTCTACCCGACCTAGAATCGTCGATTGAAGCGAAGGTGAAAGGAGATCGCTCTCGGCTTCAATGGTCTGATCACAACAGATACGCTCCGCCGTTCTTCGAGCCAACGCTTCCGGCCCATCGATCTCGTAGATCGCCGTGAGATTCTCCGAGGCATCAGGGGTTGTGGTACTCATGACTGCGTCTCACCCGATGAGTTATCCTGCGACGGCGCTTCGGCCGAGGACGTCGGAGTGGTCCGGTCACGCCCTACCACAATCCTATAAAGCGCGAATCCCGCGACTGCCACGATCGCAAGACCGGGCCACCCCCCGAACGGAGGAGCGGCAAAAATCGTAAATGGATCGGCGCTGAAGCCGGGCCATAGGGCGGCGAGCGCGATCGGCATCGCGAGCATGATCCCCATCAAGGCTTCGCCGGTAATCAATCCAGCGGCAAAGAGCAATCCTCTCTGCAGCGCCTCTTGCCCTCCACTAATGCGCCTATGTGCCAAGGTCGCAATCACGCCACCCACAAAAATGGTTGCTGAAAGTTTCAGCGGCAGGTAGATCCCGAGTGCCACAGCAAGCACGGGTA is part of the Nitrospira sp. genome and encodes:
- a CDS encoding DUF1232 domain-containing protein, coding for MKVSTRFFELSRMIGRLCGDLPLLFRLLKAWKDGSYRGLSARTMAWLVAALIYVLSPVDLMPDFIPGIGLIDDAAVLAFLLHSMAQDLAAFRAWEQSRVKM
- a CDS encoding RuBisCO large subunit C-terminal-like domain-containing protein, whose product is MSTTTPDASENLTAIYEIDGPEALARRTAERICCDQTIEAESDLLSPSLQSTILGRVEDLKATAGGRYQATIRFGGDLLSGECSDLLNVLFGTSSLRGDVTLLSFAMTSGLLSSWPGPRFGIDGLRQAVGASRRSLLCAVLKPLGRNPCELAELAVQFVEGGVDLIKDDQSLVDQQWCRFEERAGRCAETIAQASTRRGRPCLYFAHISGSLDRMRRRAAQARSLGVTGLLVAPGLTGWDALRSLRSDNEIALPIASHPAMLGTSVDRGRGGLASPVVYGLLPRLVGSDLSIYPAFGFDYPMSQQDCVSIAEHCRRSWGCLRSMMPAIGGRIGPERLVELGSALGQETIFILGSRVQQFPGGVVAAMKEFHRAL